A genomic stretch from Hydrogenimonas urashimensis includes:
- the gmd gene encoding GDP-mannose 4,6-dehydratase, with amino-acid sequence MNNEKKVALITGITGQDGSYLAEFLLKKGYIVHGIKRRASLFNTDRIDHLYQDPHVENRDFILHYGDMTDSMNLTRIIQEVQPDEIYNLAAMSHVAVSFETPEYTANADGIGTLRILEAVRLLGLEKKTKIYQASTSELYGKVQEIPQTEKTPFYPRSPYAVAKMYAFWITVNYREAYDMFACNGILFNHESPVRGETFVTRKITRAASKIALGLQNKLYLGNLDAKRDWGHAKDYIRMMWMILQADKPEDWVIATGQTTSVRDFVRMAFGYAGIEIAFKGTGVDETGFVASIDAERMKELGLDPSILKEGREIVAVDPRYFRPTEVDLLIGDATKAREKLGWVPEYSLEELVHDMMASDLKLMKKDEYLKEGGYTIMNYFE; translated from the coding sequence ATGAACAACGAAAAGAAAGTGGCACTCATCACAGGCATCACGGGCCAGGACGGCTCCTACCTGGCCGAGTTTCTGCTCAAAAAAGGCTACATCGTCCACGGCATCAAACGCCGTGCCTCGCTTTTTAACACCGACCGCATCGACCACCTCTACCAGGACCCCCATGTCGAAAACCGCGACTTCATCCTCCACTACGGCGACATGACCGACTCCATGAACCTCACCCGCATCATCCAGGAGGTCCAGCCCGACGAGATCTACAACCTCGCCGCCATGAGCCACGTCGCCGTCAGTTTCGAAACCCCCGAATACACGGCCAACGCCGACGGCATCGGGACCCTGCGCATCCTCGAGGCGGTGCGCCTGCTGGGGCTGGAGAAGAAAACCAAGATCTACCAGGCCTCCACGTCCGAACTCTACGGCAAGGTCCAGGAGATCCCCCAGACCGAAAAGACCCCCTTCTACCCCAGAAGCCCCTACGCCGTGGCCAAGATGTACGCCTTCTGGATCACCGTCAACTACCGCGAGGCATACGACATGTTCGCCTGCAACGGCATCCTCTTCAACCACGAGTCCCCGGTGCGGGGCGAAACCTTCGTCACCCGCAAGATCACCCGCGCCGCCAGCAAGATCGCCCTGGGGCTGCAAAACAAGCTCTACCTGGGCAACCTCGACGCCAAGCGCGACTGGGGCCACGCCAAGGACTACATCCGCATGATGTGGATGATCCTCCAGGCCGACAAACCCGAAGACTGGGTCATCGCCACGGGCCAGACCACCAGCGTCAGGGATTTCGTGCGCATGGCCTTCGGGTACGCCGGCATCGAGATCGCCTTCAAAGGCACCGGCGTCGACGAAACCGGTTTCGTGGCTTCCATCGACGCGGAGCGCATGAAAGAGCTGGGGCTTGATCCCTCGATCCTCAAAGAGGGCCGCGAGATCGTCGCCGTCGATCCCCGCTATTTCCGCCCCACCGAAGTGGATCTGCTCATCGGCGACGCCACCAAGGCCAGGGAGAAGCTGGGGTGGGTCCCCGAATACAGCCTCGAGGAGCTCGTCCACGACATGATGGCAAGCGACCTGAAACTGATGAAAAAAGACGAATACCTCAAAGAGGGCGGCTACACGATCATGAACTATTTCGAGTGA
- a CDS encoding YdcF family protein, with the protein MGRVPKFLLFAGAALLFLSFLFFNLGSFLDTSQPPVKADLVVSLGGDRNYDHIQKAYELLQKGYSKEGFIMVNGFDYIEKERVRDIFATPTSRFLLQKGIPKKRILFMHHAGNTMEELRYVKNYLVSRRLHSVIIVSSPPHLRRIRFLAWMNGYDKAGICLITVGSDAAWWDPHRWYKNPVARAFVFSELVKFPYNFVKYAILEPLGPLQSCRDTCRPLLLRLHRLFDFALFHIRRC; encoded by the coding sequence ATGGGAAGAGTTCCGAAATTCCTCCTTTTTGCCGGCGCTGCGCTACTCTTTCTTTCGTTCCTTTTTTTCAATCTCGGCAGTTTTCTGGACACATCCCAGCCTCCCGTGAAAGCCGATCTCGTTGTCTCTCTCGGAGGCGACAGAAACTACGACCACATCCAAAAAGCGTACGAACTCCTCCAAAAAGGGTATTCGAAAGAGGGCTTTATCATGGTCAACGGCTTCGACTATATCGAAAAAGAAAGGGTTCGCGACATTTTTGCAACCCCGACCAGCCGATTCCTGCTGCAAAAAGGCATCCCGAAAAAAAGAATTCTCTTCATGCACCATGCAGGCAATACCATGGAAGAGCTCCGCTATGTCAAAAACTATCTCGTCTCCCGGCGGCTGCATTCGGTCATCATCGTCTCCAGTCCTCCCCACCTGCGCCGCATACGTTTTCTGGCATGGATGAACGGGTATGACAAAGCCGGCATTTGTCTGATTACCGTAGGCTCCGACGCTGCATGGTGGGACCCCCACCGCTGGTATAAAAACCCCGTTGCGCGGGCTTTCGTATTCAGCGAACTGGTCAAATTCCCGTACAATTTCGTCAAATACGCCATTCTCGAACCGTTGGGACCGCTGCAAAGCTGTCGGGACACTTGCCGCCCCCTGCTGTTACGCCTGCACAGACTTTTCGATTTTGCCCTTTTTCACATCAGACGATGTTGA
- a CDS encoding GDP-mannose mannosyl hydrolase has product MKRLAPEIFECVVEHTPLVSIDLILVREGRVLLGRRKNPPAKGYWFTLGGRVFKNERIREAIRRIMREETGREVIGEQTFIGVFEHLYDDGIFENVSTHYINLAYRIAVEEMGTLPTDQHEAYRWFTLKELMESPEVHPYVKDYFTQEKGTIPQ; this is encoded by the coding sequence ATGAAGAGACTGGCGCCGGAGATTTTCGAGTGCGTCGTCGAGCATACGCCGCTCGTATCAATCGACCTGATCCTGGTGCGCGAAGGGCGCGTGCTGCTGGGAAGACGGAAAAACCCGCCGGCCAAAGGCTACTGGTTCACCCTGGGCGGACGCGTCTTCAAAAACGAGCGCATCCGGGAGGCGATACGGCGCATCATGCGCGAGGAGACGGGGCGCGAAGTGATAGGTGAACAGACGTTCATAGGCGTTTTCGAGCACCTCTACGACGACGGCATCTTCGAAAACGTCTCGACCCACTACATCAACCTCGCCTACCGAATCGCCGTCGAGGAGATGGGCACTCTCCCAACGGACCAGCACGAGGCGTACCGGTGGTTCACCCTCAAGGAGCTGATGGAAAGCCCCGAGGTGCACCCCTATGTCAAAGACTATTTCACCCAAGAGAAAGGAACCATACCCCAATGA
- a CDS encoding S1C family serine protease, with translation MEDRFFKRLFATALAIMVLMLFWQSIPFIQSLLVLQKAQPRPVTPRGNLAEDEKATIELFERTKNSVVYIATTKAVIDPWTRNIYNIPRGTGSGFVWDELGHIVTNYHVIEGASEARVRLSDGRDYHAVLVGASARHDLAVLRINVPFKRPTPVMIGTSHDLKVGQKTFAIGNPFGLDWTLTTGIVSALDRTMTENTGAVIHNLIQTDAAINPGNSGGPLLDSAGRLIGVNTAIFSPSGAYAGIGFAIPVDTVNRIVPQLIAYGRYLEPSLGIRTDERINRLAKARLGFDGVMVLQVIPGTSAEKAGLRGITLYPDGSFDPGDIILSIDGKPVHSVKELNDILENYSIGDVVTVEIAREGRVVKKKLMLEPARSG, from the coding sequence ATGGAAGACCGCTTTTTCAAACGGCTTTTCGCCACGGCGCTGGCCATCATGGTGTTGATGCTCTTTTGGCAGAGCATCCCCTTCATCCAGAGTCTGCTTGTCTTGCAGAAGGCGCAGCCGCGTCCCGTCACGCCCCGCGGGAATCTGGCCGAAGACGAGAAGGCGACCATCGAACTCTTCGAGCGCACCAAAAACTCGGTCGTCTACATCGCCACGACCAAGGCGGTCATCGACCCCTGGACCCGCAACATCTACAATATCCCCCGGGGAACCGGCTCCGGATTCGTCTGGGACGAGCTGGGGCACATCGTCACGAACTACCATGTCATCGAAGGGGCCAGCGAAGCGCGCGTCAGGCTCAGCGACGGGCGCGACTACCACGCCGTGCTGGTCGGCGCCTCCGCCCGCCACGACCTGGCGGTGCTGCGCATCAATGTCCCCTTCAAACGCCCCACCCCCGTCATGATAGGCACCAGCCACGACCTGAAAGTGGGGCAGAAAACCTTCGCCATCGGCAACCCCTTCGGGCTCGACTGGACCCTCACCACCGGCATCGTCTCCGCTCTCGATCGCACCATGACCGAAAACACGGGCGCCGTGATCCACAATCTCATACAGACCGATGCCGCCATCAACCCCGGAAACTCCGGCGGGCCGCTGCTTGACAGCGCCGGGCGGCTCATCGGCGTCAACACCGCCATCTTCAGCCCCTCCGGCGCCTATGCCGGCATCGGGTTCGCCATCCCCGTCGACACCGTCAACCGCATCGTTCCCCAGCTCATCGCCTACGGCAGATATCTCGAACCCTCGCTGGGCATCCGGACCGACGAACGCATCAACCGCCTCGCCAAGGCCCGGCTCGGATTCGACGGCGTCATGGTGCTGCAGGTTATTCCTGGCACCTCCGCGGAGAAGGCGGGACTGCGGGGCATCACCCTCTACCCGGACGGCTCCTTCGACCCGGGCGACATCATCCTCTCTATCGACGGCAAGCCGGTCCATTCGGTCAAAGAGCTGAACGATATCCTCGAAAACTACAGCATCGGCGACGTCGTCACGGTTGAAATCGCCAGAGAGGGCCGCGTCGTAAAGAAAAAACTGATGCTCGAGCCGGCCAGGAGCGGATGA
- a CDS encoding mannose-1-phosphate guanylyltransferase/mannose-6-phosphate isomerase yields the protein MTNIILCGGNGTRLWPISRKLMPKQFIKLFDGQSLFQMTVKRNSAFCRSQFIVSNEDQYFLAIDQIEEINDGRAYNIRHTAFLLEPVGRNTAPAIALACFAIDAEQVVLVTPSDHLIKDQAAYEKVIKRAAKLAEAGHMVTFGIQPDSPNTGYGYIEANGEDVVAFHEKPDAQTARSYLESGRFFWNSGMFCFKAGVYLEELQTHAPEIFEASKKAYERAKLNGMIRIGLDEMESIPEESIDYAVMEKSRNVKVVPADIGWNDVGSFDALDEEYPKDSDGNTATEKLIAINSRNNLIVGHERTIATIEVEDLYIVDTPDALLVGKKGTSQKIKEVVARLKKQESELPNIHLTVHRPWGTYTVLENSDRYKIKKIMVKPGKRLSLQKHYHRNEHWIVVSGTALVRVGDDERIVRANESTYIPMGELHRLENPGKIPLILIEAQVGEYTGEDDIVRIDDDFDRC from the coding sequence ATGACCAATATCATTCTCTGCGGAGGCAACGGCACGCGGTTGTGGCCCATCAGCCGCAAGCTGATGCCCAAGCAGTTCATCAAGCTTTTCGACGGCCAGTCGCTTTTCCAGATGACCGTCAAACGCAACAGCGCGTTCTGCCGCTCCCAGTTCATCGTCTCCAACGAAGATCAGTACTTCCTGGCCATCGACCAGATCGAGGAGATCAACGACGGGAGGGCCTACAACATCCGCCACACGGCCTTTTTGCTCGAACCCGTGGGCAGAAACACGGCGCCCGCCATCGCCCTGGCCTGCTTCGCCATCGATGCGGAGCAGGTGGTGCTGGTGACGCCGAGCGACCACCTCATCAAGGACCAGGCCGCCTACGAAAAGGTGATAAAAAGGGCCGCGAAGCTCGCCGAAGCGGGCCACATGGTCACCTTCGGCATCCAGCCCGACTCCCCCAACACGGGCTACGGCTACATCGAGGCCAACGGCGAGGATGTCGTGGCATTCCACGAAAAACCGGACGCCCAAACGGCACGCAGCTATCTTGAGAGCGGCAGATTTTTCTGGAACAGCGGCATGTTCTGTTTCAAAGCCGGGGTCTACCTGGAGGAGCTTCAAACCCACGCCCCCGAAATCTTCGAAGCCTCCAAAAAGGCTTACGAGCGGGCGAAACTCAACGGCATGATCCGCATCGGGCTCGACGAGATGGAGAGCATCCCCGAGGAGAGCATCGACTACGCCGTCATGGAAAAGAGCCGCAACGTCAAAGTGGTTCCCGCCGACATCGGATGGAACGACGTGGGCAGCTTCGATGCCCTCGATGAAGAGTACCCCAAAGATAGCGACGGCAACACCGCCACGGAGAAGCTGATCGCCATAAACAGCCGGAACAACCTGATCGTGGGCCACGAGCGCACGATCGCCACGATCGAGGTGGAGGACCTCTACATCGTCGATACGCCCGACGCCCTGCTCGTGGGCAAAAAAGGCACCTCCCAGAAGATCAAGGAGGTGGTCGCGCGTCTTAAAAAGCAGGAGAGCGAACTTCCCAACATCCACCTGACCGTCCACCGGCCCTGGGGCACCTACACGGTGCTGGAAAACAGCGACCGCTACAAGATCAAGAAGATCATGGTCAAACCGGGCAAGCGCCTGAGCCTGCAGAAGCACTACCACCGCAACGAGCACTGGATCGTCGTCAGCGGCACCGCGCTGGTCCGTGTCGGCGACGACGAGAGGATCGTAAGGGCCAACGAATCGACCTATATCCCGATGGGCGAACTGCACCGTCTCGAAAATCCCGGCAAGATTCCGCTGATCCTCATCGAGGCGCAGGTGGGCGAGTACACGGGCGAAGACGACATTGTCCGCATCGACGACGATTTCGACCGCTGCTGA